In Streptomyces sp. 71268, the DNA window CCGACGCGCCGGACATCAGGCTGGAGCACGGGCCCGGCTTCACGTCGGGCAGGCCGAGTATGTGCCCTAGCTCGTGCGAGGCGATGCGGACGGTGTTGTGGCCCTGGTTCACGGCCTGACGTCCTATCCACACCCGGCCGTTGCCCAGCGAGGTGGGTTGGGCCCGCGGCCAGCCGTTGTCGGCGACGATGATGATGTTGGCGCGCTGCCCCGGCTGGACCGGCTTGAGCTGGACGTTCTGCACGCTCTCGTTCCAGGCCGCGGCACCCTGGGTGACCGCGTCCTTGAACTCGGCGGCACCGCTGGAGTCGTACGTGACCACCCGGGCCGCGGCCTGCGCGCCGCGCTCGTCGGCCTGGTCGGTCGCGGACGCGGCCTGTACGCCCGAGCCGAACAGCAGGCCCGTCGTGCAGAGCGCGAGCGATGCTCTCAGGATCTTCCGGGAATTCATACACATCTCCACTCGATGGATGGGACTCGACGGCGCCGCGAGCCGGCGCGGCCACGGGGGCGAGCCGGCCGGTGAGCGGGTCGCTCGGGCGGTGCGGGGTGACCGACCGGGGCGGGGTCTGGGACAGGACCCGCCACGGGAGTCGTACGTCCCGCCGTCGCGACCAGGACACGGGCGGAGGAGGACCCTCGACGGCAAGCGCCGACGGTCCTCCGCTGCCCGGGGAGCCGGTGGATGTGGTGCTCCGTGAGGACTGCCGTGACCCGTGGGTGGGGGGTAGGGGGGAGGGGCCGGGCGAGGCGATGGTGGCCCGGGGGTCACGGGTGGCAGCCGAATGCGACGGTACCGGTCCGCGTTGGTCGCGTGGAGATAGCAGTTATCTATAACACCGTGACGTGATGTGTCCGGTGGGCGTCTTCGCTGGTCAGGTGCGGTCTGGTGGGCCGCACGGGCCACCGGGCGCGACGTGCTCGCCCGCTTCCGCCGCCCCTTCTGTTGCCGCCGGGACCGCGCCCGCCCGGCCCGCCCGGTCTGCCTGGTTCGCCCCCGTCACACCCGCGTCCGCCCCACCCGCGTCCGCCCCACCCGCGTCCGTCTCCCCAGCCTCCGCCTCGCCCGCGTCCGCCGCGTCCGTCTCGGTGCCTACCGCGGCGGCGAACATGCCGGCCAGCGAGCGGTAGGCCGCGCGGTAGGTGCCGGGGGTCGTGCCGTTGTGGCGCTGGAAGTGGTGGCGGAGGTTGGCCGGGGTGCCGAGGCCGGTCTGCGTCGCGATCTGGCCGACCGGCAGGTCCGTACGTTCCAGCAGCCACTGGGCCCGCCGGACGCGGGCGCGCAGCAGGCACTGGAGCGGCGAGAGGCCGGTCTCCGCGCGGAACCGCCGGGTGAGGCTCCGTACGCTCATGCCCGCCTGGTCGGCGATCTCCGCGAGGATCAGCGGGCGGTCGAGCCGGTGCGCCATCCATCGCGCGACGGCCTCCACCTCGCCGGCCCCATCGCCCCCCTGAGTGCCTTGCGCCCCCTGCGCACGTTCAGTCCCATGTGCACCCTTGCCCCCCAGAGGCTCCCCGGTCTCCCCGGTCTCCTCGATCATCCGGCCTCCTCGCGCCTCGGCGGGGTCGGGCAGGGCCAGGAAGAGGTGCCGGTCCGCCTCGACGGCCGCCTCCTCGCCGTGGTCCTGCTCGATGACGTGCAGGCACAGTTCCTTGCCGCCGAACACCCCGGCGGAGGTGAGGAAGGGCCCGTCGGCCACGAACGACTCCTCGGGGATGACGGTGATCTCGGGGTGGCGGCGGGCCAGTTCCGGGGCGTGCCGCCACAGCGTCGTGGCCCGGCGCCCGGCGAGCAGCCCGGTGGCCGCCAGCAGGAAGACCCCGGTGCCGATCGCGCCGACGTGGCCGCCACGGTCGGCGACGGCCCGCAGCGCCTCCACCACCGAGGCCGACGGCTCCGCCCGGAACCCAGCGTGCCCCGTGACGATCACCGTCTCCGCGTCGGCCAGGCCGTCCAGCCCCCGGTCGACGGCGATCCGCACCGACCCCGGACCCTCGGTGGCCACGTCGGCCGGGGCGCCGTTCGGGTCCTCGGACGCGGAGCACAACCGCAGGTCGTACGGGGCGTGCCGGTACGCGACGGGGGAGGCGGAGCCGAAGACGATGCCGGCGGCGGTGACCTGGTGGGCGGGCACCCCGTCGAGGAGGAGCAGTGCGACCACGGGCATGGCCAGAATTTAACCAGGGGTGGCACCAGCGTCGGTTCTTCGGCCCCCGTCGCCTCGCGCAGGATGGGGAACGCGCCGCGGAACAGGGGGAACGCCCTACCGCCCGGGCGCTCCACCAACCTGCACGCGAAGGGACTTCGTCATGCCTCAGAACACCCCGCCGAGCCCCACCTCCCAGCCGACCCGCCGCCCCCGACGGGCGCGCCGGCTGCTGGTCCGCGCCGCGATGGTCGGCGCGGCCACCGCGCTGTGCGCGACGACCGCCAGCACCAGCGCCCACGCCGTCATCAACGGCAAGGACTCCACCCAGGCGTACCCGTTCATGGCCTCGATCCCCATGGCCCTGGAGACGGGCGAGGGCGAGGGGAAGGACGTCGACGGCGTGTGCGGGGCCGCGCTCGTCGCCCCGCAGTGGGTGGTCACCGCGGGCCACTGCGCCCAGCAGCCGGAAACGGTGGGGGCGCACCCGAAGGGCACCGTGCGGATCGGCAGCGAGCACCGCAACTCCGGCGGCACGGTGCGCAAGATCGTCAAGAAGGTGGTGCACCCGGCGTACGACGTGAGCAGCCCCGTGCGCTCGCACCACGACATCGCCCTCCTCAAGCTGGACCGCCCCGTCAGCCAGCAGCCGATCCGCATGGCCGACCGCGAGGCGCGGGTGGGCGCGCCCACCCGGGTGCTCGGTTTCGGCACCGTCGTGGACGAGCTGGACTTCAAGGACTGGGTCTTCCCCGAGCGGCTCCAGGAGCTGAACACGCGCCGCGCCCCCGCCTCCGCGTGCCAGGACATCGACGCCGCGACCGAGCTGTGCACCACCAGCCGCGTCCCCGACGCCATGGCGTGCAAGGGCGACTCGGGCGGCCCGCAGATCCAGCGCGTGCACGGGCGCTGGCAGCTCGTCGGCACGACCTCCGGCGACGGTGACGCGGACCCGCACTGCGCGACCGGCCCGGGCGTGTACACCTCCGTGCCCGCGCACCGCGCGTGGCTGACGAAGGTGCTGGCCAGCCACCGCTGACGCGCCGACCCGGACCCGAGGGCGCGGCTGGCGCCGGCCGAGGCTAGGTTCGCGACATGTCAGTGGTCGCGCTGCTCGCGCTCGACGGGATGCCCGCACACCAGCTCAGCACGCCGGGCATGGTGCTGGGCGCCGCCCGCGACAGCTCGGGGGTCGGCTACGAGCTGCGCGTGTGCGCCCCCGGGGGAACGTTGACCACCGGCGCCCCCGCGGCCCTGACCGTCAGCGCTCCCTGGGACCTGGCGGGCCTCGCGGACGCCGCGGCCGTCATCGTGCCCGGCCACGCCGGCGCCCTCGGGGACCCGCCGGCGCGGGTGGCGGCCGCGCTGCGGGCGGCGGCCGGGCGCGGCAGCCGGCTCCTCGCGGTCGGCACGGGCACCTTCACGCTGGCCGCCACCGGCCTCCTCGACGGTCGCCGCGCCACCACCACCTGGCAGCACGCCGCCGAGCTGGCGGCGCGCCACCCCCGGGTGGTGGTGGACCCCGAGGGCGGCCTCGTGGCGGACGGCCCGTTCCTGACCGGCGCCGGCATCCACGGCGGCCTGGACCTGGTGCTGGCGCTCATCGAGCGGGACCACGGGCCCCGGGTCGTCGCCGCGACCATCCGCCACCTCCTGCGGCCGCTGTTCGCGGAGGCCAGTTCCGCACAGGAGGAGATCGACCGGGGCATCGCCGAGACCGCGGGCCTGGAGCCGACCGTACGGTGGCTGGAGGCGAACCCGCACCGCCCGCTGACCCTCGCCGACATCGCCGCCCACGCCCGGCTGAGCGTGCGCAGCCTCAACCGGCGCTTCCGGGACCACACCGGGCACAGCCCCCTCCAGTACCTGCTGCACGTCCGGCTGGACCGGGCCCGGCACCTGCTGGAGGAGACGGACGAGCCCGTGGAACGGGTCGCCGAGCGCGCGGGGTTCAGCTCCCCCGAGAGCCTGCGCCGGCACTTCCGCCGCGCCACGGGCGTCGTGCCCCGCGCGTACCGCACGGCACACCGGAAGGCGCGCCGTACCGAGTAGCCCCGGCCCCACCAGCGGTAATTCCCGGGCGCCGGGCGCGCGTCGCCGCCTAACCTCCCCCCATGCCGACGACCTCAGCACTCCAGCGCAGCTACTCCTTCCTGGCGACCTTCGCCCGCCGCCAGGCCGCCCGTACCGTCGAACTCCCGGGCGGGTTCGCCGTGTACGACGACGAGTTCGCGCACTCCCGCGCGGACAACCAGGTTTTCGTCGGCGCGGACGTCGACCCCGATGCGCTGCCCGCCGTCGCCGACGAGGCGCTGCGACACCTGCCGTACCGGATGATCACCGTCCTGGACGACGCGGCCGCCACGGCCTGCGCGGAGCCGCTGGTCCGGGCCGGGTACACGCACTCCCGCTATCTGGTCATGCTGCACACGGGTCCCCTGCCGTCCGGCGGCCCCGCCGACGAGGTGGACCTCGACGCGCTGCGCGCCCCGCTCACCCGGCGCTGGCGGGGCTTTCTGCCGGACGTCGACGACGAGGTCGTACGCCACCTCGTGGAGCGCCGCGAGGCCCGCCGACGCGGGGCCGACGTCGTGCGGTTCATCGGCGCCCGGACGCCGGAGGGCGAGGTCGCCTCCTGGGCCGACCTCTACCTGGACCCGGCCGCTGGCCTGGCCCAGATCGAGGACCTGGTCACCTCGGAGGCCCACCTCCGGCGCGGCTACGGCGACGCCGTCCTGGCCACCGCGCTGCGCCGGGCCGCCGACGCCGACTGCGGCACCCGGTTCCTGATCGCGGACGCGGCGGACTGGCCGCGCGAGTGGTATGGGC includes these proteins:
- a CDS encoding snapalysin family zinc-dependent metalloprotease, with product MNSRKILRASLALCTTGLLFGSGVQAASATDQADERGAQAAARVVTYDSSGAAEFKDAVTQGAAAWNESVQNVQLKPVQPGQRANIIIVADNGWPRAQPTSLGNGRVWIGRQAVNQGHNTVRIASHELGHILGLPDVKPGPCSSLMSGASAGTSCTNQYPNAQEKASVERKFAGSKVYARDVASKFALAVY
- a CDS encoding helix-turn-helix domain-containing protein; amino-acid sequence: MPVVALLLLDGVPAHQVTAAGIVFGSASPVAYRHAPYDLRLCSASEDPNGAPADVATEGPGSVRIAVDRGLDGLADAETVIVTGHAGFRAEPSASVVEALRAVADRGGHVGAIGTGVFLLAATGLLAGRRATTLWRHAPELARRHPEITVIPEESFVADGPFLTSAGVFGGKELCLHVIEQDHGEEAAVEADRHLFLALPDPAEARGGRMIEETGETGEPLGGKGAHGTERAQGAQGTQGGDGAGEVEAVARWMAHRLDRPLILAEIADQAGMSVRSLTRRFRAETGLSPLQCLLRARVRRAQWLLERTDLPVGQIATQTGLGTPANLRHHFQRHNGTTPGTYRAAYRSLAGMFAAAVGTETDAADAGEAEAGETDAGGADAGGADAGVTGANQADRAGRAGAVPAATEGAAEAGEHVAPGGPCGPPDRT
- a CDS encoding serine protease, with translation MPQNTPPSPTSQPTRRPRRARRLLVRAAMVGAATALCATTASTSAHAVINGKDSTQAYPFMASIPMALETGEGEGKDVDGVCGAALVAPQWVVTAGHCAQQPETVGAHPKGTVRIGSEHRNSGGTVRKIVKKVVHPAYDVSSPVRSHHDIALLKLDRPVSQQPIRMADREARVGAPTRVLGFGTVVDELDFKDWVFPERLQELNTRRAPASACQDIDAATELCTTSRVPDAMACKGDSGGPQIQRVHGRWQLVGTTSGDGDADPHCATGPGVYTSVPAHRAWLTKVLASHR
- a CDS encoding helix-turn-helix domain-containing protein, whose translation is MSVVALLALDGMPAHQLSTPGMVLGAARDSSGVGYELRVCAPGGTLTTGAPAALTVSAPWDLAGLADAAAVIVPGHAGALGDPPARVAAALRAAAGRGSRLLAVGTGTFTLAATGLLDGRRATTTWQHAAELAARHPRVVVDPEGGLVADGPFLTGAGIHGGLDLVLALIERDHGPRVVAATIRHLLRPLFAEASSAQEEIDRGIAETAGLEPTVRWLEANPHRPLTLADIAAHARLSVRSLNRRFRDHTGHSPLQYLLHVRLDRARHLLEETDEPVERVAERAGFSSPESLRRHFRRATGVVPRAYRTAHRKARRTE
- a CDS encoding GNAT family N-acetyltransferase translates to MPTTSALQRSYSFLATFARRQAARTVELPGGFAVYDDEFAHSRADNQVFVGADVDPDALPAVADEALRHLPYRMITVLDDAAATACAEPLVRAGYTHSRYLVMLHTGPLPSGGPADEVDLDALRAPLTRRWRGFLPDVDDEVVRHLVERREARRRGADVVRFIGARTPEGEVASWADLYLDPAAGLAQIEDLVTSEAHLRRGYGDAVLATALRRAADADCGTRFLIADAADWPREWYGRRGFTDIGRLHCFDRAR